The genomic segment TGCGGAGAATGCGCCGGTCAAGGTGTCGGATCTGGCGCGGCTCATGTTCGTCCAGCCGGCCACGGTCGTGGGCATCCTCGACCGTCTCGAACGGAAGGGGCTGGCAGAGCGGACCCGGTCGCGGGAAGACCGCCGGGTGGTGACCATCGAGCTGACCAAGGCCGGCAAGGATCTGGTCGTCGAGGCCCCGGAGGTCGTCCAGGGGCATCTGGTCAAGGGGCTGGAAACCCTGTCCGCGCACAAGCTCCTGCTTATTGAAGACGGCATGGAACAACTGGTGAAAATACTCGGCGCCCAGGAAATCCCCCCCAGGTTGATCCTGGCGCGGGAAGAGGAACTGGCCCAGGCGAAGAAAGCAGAGAAAAAAGAAGATAAGAGTTAACGGCATGGAGGGGGCATCCCCCCGGGACAGGGAACAGACCAGCGATACGTTTATGCCACGTCCCTAAAACCAATTTGAGAGGGAACCAGGATGAAAGGAAAGAGGATTTACCAGCATCTTTATTTTCAGGTTCTGGCGGCAATCGCCGCCGGCGTGCTGCTCGGCTACTACTACCCCGCAAGCGGCGTGGCCATGAAGCCATTCGGCGACGGGTTCATCAAGCTGATCAAGATGATCATCACTCCGGTCATCTTCTGTACGGTCGTGACCGGCATCGCCGGCATGGAGGACATGAAGAAGGTCGGCCGGGTCGGGGTCAAAGCGCTGTTCTACTTTGAAATGGTCACCACGGTGGCTCTCATCATCGGCCTGGCCATCGTCACCGTTATCCAGCCGGGCTCCGGCTTCAACGCCGATGTCAGCAAGATCGACACCAAAGCCCTGGCCGCCTTTACCACCCAGGCCCACTCAAGCAATACCGCCGATTTCCTCATGAACATCATCCCCACGAGCGTGGTCGATGCCTTTGCCAAGGGCGACATCCTCCAGGTGCTCCTCTTCTCCATGCTCTTCGGCTTTGCCCTCTCGGCCTTGGGCGAGCGGGGAAAGGTCGTGTGCAGGCTTGTGGAACAGATATCCCATATCCTGTTCGGCATTGTCGGCATCATCATGCGGCTCGCCCCCCTGGGCGCCTTCGGCGCCATGGCGTTCACCATCGGGAAGTTCGGGGTCGGTTCCCTGTCCAAGCTGGGGATGCTCATGGGGAGTTTCTACCTCACCTGCATCATCTTCATCTTCGTGGTGCTCGGCACCATTGCCAGGATCACCGGTTTCAGCA from the Oryzomonas sagensis genome contains:
- a CDS encoding MarR family winged helix-turn-helix transcriptional regulator — its product is MTKTVKVAEIINNIRRVFQVFNDYSKKAKRETGLTGPQLWAIKMIAENAPVKVSDLARLMFVQPATVVGILDRLERKGLAERTRSREDRRVVTIELTKAGKDLVVEAPEVVQGHLVKGLETLSAHKLLLIEDGMEQLVKILGAQEIPPRLILAREEELAQAKKAEKKEDKS
- a CDS encoding dicarboxylate/amino acid:cation symporter; protein product: MKGKRIYQHLYFQVLAAIAAGVLLGYYYPASGVAMKPFGDGFIKLIKMIITPVIFCTVVTGIAGMEDMKKVGRVGVKALFYFEMVTTVALIIGLAIVTVIQPGSGFNADVSKIDTKALAAFTTQAHSSNTADFLMNIIPTSVVDAFAKGDILQVLLFSMLFGFALSALGERGKVVCRLVEQISHILFGIVGIIMRLAPLGAFGAMAFTIGKFGVGSLSKLGMLMGSFYLTCIIFIFVVLGTIARITGFSIFKFIRYVSEEILIVLGTSSSESALPRMMSKLENLGCRKSVVGLVIPTGYSFNLDGTSIYLTMAALFVAQATNTHLTWTQTLTMLAILLLTSKGAAGVTGSGFVTLAATFAAIPTIPVAGLALILGIDRFMSEARAITNLIGNGVATVVVSKWENEMDMERLHCVLNREAYPTEADEEALAEEDASFLEQVPVKE